The nucleotide window GTGGCAGATAGGGGCGGGCAGGATCAGATGTCATCTTGAGGTATCCCTGGTCACAAGCTGAACCCAAGGCTCAGCTGCCGCGATACATGTTGCCGGCGAAGTCGGGCTTGCGCTTTTCGCGCAACGCATTGCCGCCCTCCTTTGCCTCGTCTGTGCCGAAGTAGAGGGCCAATGCGGAGAAGGCGAGTTGCCCGATCCCTCGGATGTTCTCGCTGTCGGCATTGAACGACCGCTTGGCGATTGCAATTGCTGTCGGGCTGCGATCGTTGATCTCGCGGCACCACTTGTCGACCTCCCCGTCCAGCTGGTCGTTGGCGACGACCGCGTTGATCAACCCCATGGCCAGCGCCTCCCGCGCGCTGTATCGGCGGCAGAGGTACCAGAACTCACGTGCTCGTTTTTCACCAACGGTGCGAGCCAGGAAGGCAGTGCCGAAGCCCGGATCCACAGATCCCATTTTCGGTCCGACTTGCCCAAACTCCGCATTTTCGGCGGCGATGGCCAGATCGCACAAGGTAACCAGCACGTTGCCCGAGCCCACGGCATAGCCGCGGACCTTGGCGATAACGGGCTTGGGCACATCGCGAATTGCGGTTTGAAGTTCTTCAATCCCGTTGCCGAGGATGCCTATGCCGTTGTCGACGCGATCAGCCTTCTTCTCGTCCTTGTCGCCGCCGATGCCGAAGGCCCGGGTGCCAGCGCCGGTTAGAACGATCACACCCACATCCCGGTCCCACCCGGCGCGGCGGATAGCATCGGTCAGTTCGTAGTAGGTGCGACGGGTGAAAGCGTTGAGGCGGTCGGGTCGATTGACGGTTATCGTCGCGGTGCGGTCTCGCACGTCGAACAAAATATCAGTGTACTCCATGAAGGCGCTCCTTATTTGTACGGACATTTATGCGGTCATGTGTGTCGGTGGAAATCGGGGAACTCGGACTCAGGACACCATTCGCCGCAGTTCGGTCTTCAGGATCTTGCCGTAATTGTTCTTGGGCAGGTCTGGCAGGCGAACGTAACGCTTGGGTCGCTTGAATCGGGCGATGCTGTCGCAGCAGAGCCGGTCCAGTTCTTTTTCGAGATTTGGCACTTCGCCTTCGGCAACGATTATCGCCACGACGATTTCTCCCCATTCCGGGTCCGGCAGGCCGATGACCGAAGCTTCGCGGATGTCCGGATGCGTCAACAGCACCTCTTCGACTTCGCGTGGGTAGATGTTGGATCCCCCCGAAATGATCACGTCCTTCGATCGATCCGTCAGCGTCAGATAACCCGCAGCGTTCATTTCGCCGATGTCGCCGGTCAGCAGCCAGCCGTTGCGCAGGCTCCCGGCGCCGGCGACGTCGTCGTTCCAGTAGCCTTGCATGACGGTCGGCCCGCGCACCTCGATTTCGCCTGGGGTTCCTGGAGGCACTAGCTCTCCGTCCAACGTCACGCGGACATCCACGACTGAATGCGGACGACCGACCGTAGCAATCTGAGGGCCAGGCTCATTGAAGCTGCCATGATCGGATGTCGTCAGCACGGTAATGGTCATCGGCGTCTCGCCCTGCCCATATATCTGCGTAAAGCGTGGCCCCAGAACCTGCATCGCCTTGGCGAGGTCGGCCTGATACATTGGGCCGCCGCCATAGATGACTGTTTTGAGGCCCTGTCCGTCGCCTGCACCCTGGAGGACTGCCTCGGTCATCCGGTGTACCATTGTGGGTGCTGCAAACAATGATGCCCTATCCAGCGAGCAGGCCAATTCCAGCACTTCCGCCCCGTCAAAACCGCCGGATAGGGGGACGCAATGGCGGGCTCCGCGCAGCACGTGAACAAGGCTGTAGAGCCCCGCACCGTGTGACAACGGCGCGGCATAGATCATGCAGTCGTCATGCTGAACGTCGTCGACGTCGGCCAGATAGGCCAGCGACATTGCGACCAGGTTTCCATGGCTGAGCATGGCGCCCTTGGGCGTCCCCGTCGTACCAGAGGTGTAGAATATCCAGGCGAGGTCGTCCTGACCACGCGGCTGTGGCGAAGGCCTGGCTTGTGACGAGCCAGCGATGGCCGCTTGCCGGATGTCCAGCACCTCCACTGATACGACTGCAGCCAGAAGAGTGCTGTGGTCTGCGTCGGAAAGCACGATGTGGCTTTCCGAATGCTGCACGATCCAGGCCGCCTCATGGGGGTGCAGCTTCGCGTTCACGGGTACGGCTATGCCGCCGGCCCACCAGACGGCAAAAAGGCCGATCAGATAGTCGGGATGGTTGCCCATCCAGATCGCGACACGGTCGCCCGGCGCCACCCCCCTGTCCTCAAGCAAGCGGGCCAGGCGAGCGGCGCGAGCGGCAAAGCCCTGGTAGGTCTCCACCTGCCGATTGCCGTGCAGTAGGGCTGTGTGGTCGGGCCGGGTCAGAGCTGATCGATGCAGCCAGTTAGCAAGATTCATCGGTCGCGTCCTATCTGGCTTCCAGAAGGCTGACGTAGTTCGCCACCGCGAGCCCACCCATGTTGAAGATCCCGGCCCTGTCGGCGCGCTGCAACTGCATAGCTGATGGAGCTTCTCCGGTGAGCTGCATTGCCGCCATCACGTGCATCGATACGCCGGTCGCGCCGATAGGATGCCCCTTGGCCTTAAGTCCACCGGATCGATTAATTGGAAGTCGTCCGTCAGCCTCGGTAAGCCCGCTGGCCACCACGTCTGCGCCTCGCCCGTAAGGGGCCAGGCCCATGGCTTCGTATTGCAACAGCTCCGCAATGGTGAAGCAGTCATGGGTT belongs to Aminobacter aminovorans and includes:
- a CDS encoding enoyl-CoA hydratase-related protein, which produces MEYTDILFDVRDRTATITVNRPDRLNAFTRRTYYELTDAIRRAGWDRDVGVIVLTGAGTRAFGIGGDKDEKKADRVDNGIGILGNGIEELQTAIRDVPKPVIAKVRGYAVGSGNVLVTLCDLAIAAENAEFGQVGPKMGSVDPGFGTAFLARTVGEKRAREFWYLCRRYSAREALAMGLINAVVANDQLDGEVDKWCREINDRSPTAIAIAKRSFNADSENIRGIGQLAFSALALYFGTDEAKEGGNALREKRKPDFAGNMYRGS
- a CDS encoding AMP-binding protein is translated as MNLANWLHRSALTRPDHTALLHGNRQVETYQGFAARAARLARLLEDRGVAPGDRVAIWMGNHPDYLIGLFAVWWAGGIAVPVNAKLHPHEAAWIVQHSESHIVLSDADHSTLLAAVVSVEVLDIRQAAIAGSSQARPSPQPRGQDDLAWIFYTSGTTGTPKGAMLSHGNLVAMSLAYLADVDDVQHDDCMIYAAPLSHGAGLYSLVHVLRGARHCVPLSGGFDGAEVLELACSLDRASLFAAPTMVHRMTEAVLQGAGDGQGLKTVIYGGGPMYQADLAKAMQVLGPRFTQIYGQGETPMTITVLTTSDHGSFNEPGPQIATVGRPHSVVDVRVTLDGELVPPGTPGEIEVRGPTVMQGYWNDDVAGAGSLRNGWLLTGDIGEMNAAGYLTLTDRSKDVIISGGSNIYPREVEEVLLTHPDIREASVIGLPDPEWGEIVVAIIVAEGEVPNLEKELDRLCCDSIARFKRPKRYVRLPDLPKNNYGKILKTELRRMVS